CAAGACTTGAGAAAGATTCAAGGTCAAATTGCAGAGATGCTAGGTTTGAAACTTGTTGAAGAGAATTTacttgtaagaaaagaaagattaaaaaaaagattaatggATAACAAGAGAATCCTTGTGATATTGGATGATGTTTGGGATGTACTTGATCTAGAGGCAGTAGGAATTCCTTATGGAGGACAGCACAATAGATGCAAAATCTTGTTGACATCACGAAGTGAAGAAGCCTGCATTCAAATGAAAACTCAGTTGATTTATCCCATCAAAGTCTTAACTGAAGAAGAAGCATGGAGTCTTTTGAGAGATAATGCAGGTAATTGTATTGATACTCCCAATCTACGTCCAATAGCAAAGGAGGTTGCGAAAGAATGTGGAGGTCTACCTGTTTCTATAACAACTGTTGGAAGAGCGCTAGAAAACAAAAGCAAGGTAGAGTGGAAAGCTGCTCTTCAGCAGCTTAAAAAGTCTACCCCGAAAAATATTTCTGGTCTAGATTCAAAGGTCTATTCCAGAATGGAGCTCAGCTACGATTGGTTAAGAAGTGATGAAGCTAAGTCATGCCTTTTGCTATGCTGTTTATTTCCAGAAGATCATGATATTCCCATTGAATATTTGGTCAGATATGGTGTGGGACGAAGGTTGTTTGAAAGGATTGATAATGTGGCAGAAGCGAGAAATAAAGTTCATGCAATCGTTGAAGATCTTAAAAGATCGTTTCTACTGTTGGATAGTGAGAAGGGAGAATGTGTCAAAATGCATGATGTTGTAAGAGATTTTGCCATATCAAAGGCAGATGAACTTGGTTTTCTGGTAGAAAGTGATAATAAAATGGAAGAATGGCCAGAGAAAGATAAATATTACCATTATAAAGCAATTTCCCTAATGTCTCGAGAAATGAAAAATCATCCTGAAGACATAGAGTGTCCGAAACTTGAGCTTCTGCAGCTATCATGTAGCAAACTTACTACACAGATGTTCCCAGCCAATCTTTTTAAAGGGATGAAGGAACTGAAGGTATTGTCTATGCAAGGTATGTCCTTTCTGTCACTACCACAATCAATCCAGGTTCTTGAGAACCTTCGGACACTGCATTTGGATTATTGTAAGTTTGAAGATGTATCTGCAATTGGAGCACTTAAGAAACTAGAAATGCTTAGCTTTTTTGGTTCTAGAATCAGGGAGTTGCCGAGAGAAACCAAAAATCTAagtcatttaaagttgctagaTCTGTCAAAATGCTTTGATCTTCAACGAATTCCACCTGGTCTCCTATCGAGTTTATCTCGACTAGAAGAGTTGTATATGGGAGAAGTCCTTATGGAATGGGAACCTACTGAAGGCAACAGAGAGGGAAAGGGATCCAATGCAAGCCTTGCTGAACTAATGTCTTTCTCTCATCATTTAATGGCTTTAGAAATTTGTATACCAAACCCCAAGTCATTCCCAAAAgactttctcttcaaaaatcaaatgccaagatttcatatatttactGGTAATCTGATAAGTGGTGGGTTTTATAGGCCCCCACTTACTGATCAATTCAAATATCAGTcacataattatttgtttgaaaacaGTTTGGTACTTTGGGGAGTTGACATGCTTGAGATTCCAGAGAGTTCGATGCTTCATCAACTCTTACAGAAAtctgaaattttagaattgcgggaagtaaaaaatttaaaaaatattctgTATGAGTTAGACCAAAAGGGTTTTC
This genomic stretch from Castanea sativa cultivar Marrone di Chiusa Pesio chromosome 9, ASM4071231v1 harbors:
- the LOC142609168 gene encoding disease resistance protein At4g27190-like, whose translation is MEIASPILEIFGKFLVAPLRKQFWLLIHHKNNLENLKEKYRMLCAERAEVQLKVDRARRNGEVISPLVELWVQDADKIIEGLPRFIEEANRIAENGWCPNLKSRYSMSRKAKKMTQAIVKLPQKEFDSVSHSAAPQGLESSSIEGFEGFQSRIKLTIRVLEALRDDKINMIAICGMGGIGKTTMAKEVAKRAKDKLFDEVVMAVVSQNQDLRKIQGQIAEMLGLKLVEENLLVRKERLKKRLMDNKRILVILDDVWDVLDLEAVGIPYGGQHNRCKILLTSRSEEACIQMKTQLIYPIKVLTEEEAWSLLRDNAGNCIDTPNLRPIAKEVAKECGGLPVSITTVGRALENKSKVEWKAALQQLKKSTPKNISGLDSKVYSRMELSYDWLRSDEAKSCLLLCCLFPEDHDIPIEYLVRYGVGRRLFERIDNVAEARNKVHAIVEDLKRSFLLLDSEKGECVKMHDVVRDFAISKADELGFLVESDNKMEEWPEKDKYYHYKAISLMSREMKNHPEDIECPKLELLQLSCSKLTTQMFPANLFKGMKELKVLSMQGMSFLSLPQSIQVLENLRTLHLDYCKFEDVSAIGALKKLEMLSFFGSRIRELPRETKNLSHLKLLDLSKCFDLQRIPPGLLSSLSRLEELYMGEVLMEWEPTEGNREGKGSNASLAELMSFSHHLMALEICIPNPKSFPKDFLFKNQMPRFHIFTGNLISGGFYRPPLTDQFKYQSHNYLFENSLVLWGVDMLEIPESSMLHQLLQKSEILELREVKNLKNILYELDQKGFQCLNVLRVRHSKDVEYVIDTTSNQTPQSAFPILESLELSHLVELKEICHGLSKRSSLKNVRSDSQLAFFGNLKSLWLSKCSRLKNVFSLSIARGLVKLQKLEIERCDYMEEIFLKEGEEDEMAFDRIKFPQLTSIRISCLPKLIGFCTAGDPAVNISHKLLPSKTILWLLNLENLKLNEADSLRVIFDLEGVDHDYRRMAVLAQLKTLGLWSLSKLTEVWNSVPRGVQGFQNLTSIIVNRCHCLSYLFPSSVAKLLVELQSITVDKCVAIENIVQRDGEEEEADITVFHKVTSFDLIGLPSLVSLSTGAYSFAWLSMKKIDMKSCPKLKTFGSEIWSPRKQKKTNGDRSTTKKSQGSSSVNKEVCI